A genomic region of Megalobrama amblycephala isolate DHTTF-2021 linkage group LG6, ASM1881202v1, whole genome shotgun sequence contains the following coding sequences:
- the trim45 gene encoding tripartite motif-containing protein 45 → MSLCKESLVQEENRETVLRTSNGDTGKKSRAICGVCNRMYRDPKILPCLHTFCADCVRQLEPFSVRRVNGERRSPEDDAHGHNSGSTILCPECDSEVKLPPSGVEGLTTDHLALDEVFTETLLVDSSVLCDLCSDSGAGKRCEVCCVNLCDFCSQAHRRQKRTSSHSIQSLQELKSQGRLTRPVLCSLHPGQELRLFCEPCDLTVCLECAATFHRDHHCNSAHEVISRHGDRIRDLVVRSLRPRLARLEDSLRRVDTSQEALQARTDTLAGEIRAFARSYASAVEAHCCSLLRSLEDLKLQRRNQLHLQKAQLQQALSDVRGGVDFAERLLTCGSDAEILSAKGVTMRRLMNLVESGYDPHPTTIAHDNASSICFLPQESAGEVEGFPVVGVVHAKTVDPSKCSIQGEGVEQGREGQRGEFTLVCRDSSGEQMGRGGDPVLVSIVHKEKKGCSVEAVVVDNSDGSYGVSYTPAEAGLYSVWVCVKAQHVQGSPFMLNVKRKFRRHRGIFHCCSFCSSGGAKEARCGCTGTMPGGFQGCGHGHKGHPGKPHWSCCGSVVEASECILHNLGSVSPRGHLRTVEL, encoded by the exons ATGTCACTTTGCAAAGAGAGTTTAGTTCAAGAAGAAAATAGAGAAACAGTCTTGCGTACAAGCAATGGGGACACGGGAAAGAAGTCCAGAGCGATCTGTGGTGTTTGTAATCGGATGTATCGAGACCCTAAAATCCTGCCTTGCTTGCACACGTTTTGCGCGGACTGCGTTCGCCAGCTCGAGCCGTTTTCTGTGCGTCGCGTGAACGGGGAACGACGCTCGCCTGAAGATGACGCGCACGGGCACAACTCTGGCTCAACAATCCTGTGTCCCGAGTGCGATTCAGAGGTGAAACTGCCGCCATCGGGAGTGGAGGGGCTGACCACTGATCATCTTGCGCTGGACGAGGTGTTCACGGAGACGCTGCTAGTGGACAGCAGCGTTTTGTGCGACTTGTGCAGCGACAGCGGCGCGGGGAAGCGCTGTGAGGTGTGCTGTGTCAACCTCTGCGACTTCTGCAGTCAGGCCCACAG GAGACAGAAGAGGACCTCCTCTCACTCTATCCAAAGCCTACAGGAGCTGAAATCTCAGGGTCGTCTCACTAGACCAGTTCTGTGCTCGCTGCATCCTGGTCAGGAGCTACGGCTCTTCTGCGAGCCATGTGACCTCACCGTGTGCCTGGAGTGTGCGGCCACCTTTCACCGCGACCACCACTGCAACTCTGCCCATGAGGTCATCAGTCGCCATGGAGATCGCATCAGGGATTTGGTAGTCAGGAGCTTAAGGCCTCGTCTTGCTCGTCTGGAGGATTCACTGAGACGTGTGGACACATCCCAAGAGGCTTTGCAGGCACGGACCGACACGTTGGCGGGTGAGATTCGGGCGTTTGCTCGGAGTTATGCCAGCGCGGTGGAGGCACATTGCTGTTCACTGCTGCGGTCACTGGAGGACTTGAAATTGCAGCGCAGGAACCAACTTCATCTGCAGAAGGCTCAACTGCAGCAGGCCTTGTCTGATGTCCGCGGTGGAGTGGACTTTGCAGAGCGTCTGCTCACGTGCGGTTCAGATGCCGAAATCCTCAGTGCCAAAGGAGTTACTATGAGGAGATTGATGAACCTTGTGGAGTCAGGATATGATCCACACCCAACGACGATCGCCCATGATAATGCCAGCAGCATCTGTTTCCTTCCACAGGAGAGTGCTGGAGAGGTGGAGGGATTTCCTGTGGTAGGAGTTGTACATGCCAAGACTGTGGATCCCAGCAAATGCAGTATCCAGGGAGAAG GTGTGGAGCAAGGTCGTGAAGGCCAGCGGGGAGAGTTCACTTTGGTTTGCAGGGACTCCTCTGGAGAACAGATGGGCCGAGGTGGAGACCCCGTTCTGGTCAGCATAGTGCACAAGGAGAAGAAGGGTTG CTCTGTGGAGGCAGTAGTGGTGGATAACAGTGATGGCTCCTATGGTGTGTCCTACACCCCTGCTGAAGCGGGTCTTTACTCTGTGTGGGTCTGTGTTAAAGCACAGCACGTCCAG GGATCACCTTTCATGTTAAATGTGAAGAGGAAGTTCAGACGTCACCGTGGCATATTCCATTGCTGTTCCTTCTGCTCTAGTGGGGGAGCTAAAGAGGCACGCTGTGGCTGCACAGGGACCATGCCAG GAGGGTTTCAGGGCTGTGGACATGGTCATAAGGGACACCCCGGTAAGCCCCACTGGTCATGTTGTGGCAGTGTAGTGGAGGCTTCAGAGTGTATTCTGCATAACCTGGGCTCCGTTTCTCCTCGTGGACATCTCCGGACTGTGGAGCTCTGA
- the vtcn1 gene encoding LOW QUALITY PROTEIN: V-set domain-containing T-cell activation inhibitor 1 (The sequence of the model RefSeq protein was modified relative to this genomic sequence to represent the inferred CDS: inserted 1 base in 1 codon) has translation MATIGQIIFTSMIVLIVVISGLIIFILAIAFSVSQGTVKSSSPSAVGNLDEDVVLDCKFLSSSGNEQFSDVSITWLKDALSGVVYEYKNKAAQLQGQNTQFKNRAQLFSAAISTGNAXLLLRNVKMEDEGVYRCTVNAPKVSGTTSINLKVAAFTAPTFTQRAGGSLFAEAYKWFPKPEVSWLSPSGHLLNSSTNFIDSAGIMRVATVLENPVKQNDTYTCIIQNSVVKAISEATVTENRVAVRTYFIFSAASTKVSSLHLLFTVILILSVIQTHLFSG, from the exons ATGGCTACAATTGGACAAATAATCTTTACGAG TATGATTGTTCTGATAGTAGTAATTTCTGGActcatcattttcattttggctATTGCATTCTCAG TGTCCCAAGGTACCGTTAAGAGCAGTAGTCCCTCTGCTGTGGGGAATCTTGATGAGGATGTGGTCCTGGATTGCAAGTTTCTTAGCAGCAGTGGCAATGAGCAATTTAGTGATGTATCAATTACTTGGCTAAAAGATGCTCTCAGTGGTGTGGTTTATGAATACAAGAACAAAGCAGCCCAGCTCCAGGGGCAGAACACACAGTTCAAAAACAGGGCTCAACTGTTCTCAGCTGCTATATCAACGGGGAACG TCCTTCTGCTGAGAAATGTGAAGATGGAGGATGAGGGTGTGTATCGCTGCACTGTCAACGCACCAAAAGTCTCAGGGACAACCAGCATTAACCTTAAAGTGGCTG CTTTCACAGCTCCCACATTTACCCAACGGGCAGGTGGCTCTCTATTCGCTGAGGCTTATAAATGGTTTCCCAAACCAGAGGTTAGCTGGTTGAGTCCGAGTGGGCATCTTTTAAACAGCAGCACCAATTTTATTGACTCTGCTGGAATCATGCGAGTTGCTACTGTCCTTGAAAACCCAGTAAAACAGAATGACACATACACCTGTATTATCCAGAACAGTGTTGTGAAAGCTATCTCAGAGGCAACTGTAACAG AAAACAGAGTGGCGGTGAGGACATACTTCATTTTCAGTGCTGCATCTACAAAAGTGTCATCCTTACATCTTCTGTTCACAGTCATCCTTATTCTCTCTGTAATCCAGACACATCTCTTCAGTGGTTGA